The Apibacter raozihei genome contains a region encoding:
- a CDS encoding anthranilate synthase component II: MKILIFDNYDSFTYNLVHMVKELGYMEVDVYRNDQITIPEIEKYDKIILSPGPGIPSESGILLQVIQEYASKKPILGVCLGEQAIGESFGAQLINLDDVYHGIATEIQITEEDYIFKNIEFPIQVGRYHSWIVSRENLPESLTVTAVDENNQIMALKHKEYDIHGVQFHPESILTPEGKIMIKNFLEN, translated from the coding sequence ATGAAAATACTAATATTTGACAATTATGATTCCTTCACATATAACCTGGTTCATATGGTTAAAGAACTAGGTTATATGGAAGTGGATGTATACAGAAATGACCAGATTACAATACCAGAAATTGAAAAGTACGATAAAATTATTCTTTCACCTGGTCCCGGAATACCCTCTGAATCTGGAATACTATTGCAGGTAATTCAAGAATATGCATCCAAAAAACCTATTTTAGGTGTATGCCTGGGAGAGCAGGCAATCGGAGAAAGTTTTGGAGCACAGTTGATTAATCTGGATGATGTATATCATGGAATAGCTACAGAGATTCAAATAACGGAGGAGGATTATATATTTAAAAATATTGAATTCCCGATCCAGGTTGGACGTTACCACTCCTGGATAGTTAGCAGAGAAAATCTTCCGGAAAGCCTTACCGTGACAGCTGTAGATGAAAATAACCAGATTATGGCTTTAAAACATAAAGAATATGATATTCACGGGGTGCAATTCCATCCGGAATCTATTCTGACGCCGGAAGGTAAAATAATGATTAAAAATTTCCTGGAAAACTAA
- a CDS encoding leucine-rich repeat domain-containing protein, with protein sequence MKKLLFLVILLSFKLSAQHLIAAVEDKINENGYYTQLEYALKNKDDVKNLYIKKRDADNFLNNSELYFPNLEVLIIQFSDLTDFKSLANNSKLKEISFRYSWKLQSLPNDITNLPQLEKASFTNAFLSYLPSSFFDNTSLKEVCLCNNNLFKLPDIPENNTIRYLSLDINHFKKLPASMINLQKLQILGLKDCHFSEFPIEIFELKNIKTLDLSANPISSIPEKLSELSSLENLYLIKTQIKELPKSMKKQLIKTSSYE encoded by the coding sequence ATGAAAAAATTACTTTTTTTAGTCATATTATTATCTTTTAAGCTAAGTGCTCAACATTTAATAGCAGCGGTAGAAGATAAAATAAATGAAAATGGTTATTATACTCAACTGGAATATGCCTTAAAAAATAAAGATGATGTGAAAAATCTATATATAAAAAAAAGAGATGCTGACAATTTTTTAAATAATTCCGAATTATATTTCCCTAATCTTGAAGTTTTAATTATACAATTTAGTGATTTAACAGACTTCAAAAGTTTAGCTAATAATTCAAAACTTAAAGAAATATCTTTTAGATATTCATGGAAACTTCAATCATTACCTAATGATATTACCAATTTACCACAATTGGAAAAAGCCTCATTTACCAATGCTTTTTTGAGCTATTTACCTTCTTCTTTTTTTGATAATACTTCTTTAAAGGAAGTTTGTTTGTGTAATAATAATCTTTTTAAGCTTCCGGATATTCCTGAAAACAACACGATCCGTTATTTATCTTTAGATATAAATCATTTCAAAAAACTACCTGCCAGTATGATAAATTTGCAGAAACTACAAATATTAGGGTTGAAAGATTGCCATTTCTCAGAGTTTCCAATAGAAATATTTGAACTAAAAAATATTAAAACACTGGATTTAAGTGCCAATCCCATTTCTTCTATTCCTGAAAAATTATCTGAATTATCTTCATTAGAAAATCTATATTTAATCAAAACTCAAATAAAAGAACTACCTAAATCAATGAAAAAACAGCTCATTAAAACGAGTTCATATGAGTGA
- the trpA gene encoding tryptophan synthase subunit alpha — protein sequence MNRIKKLFEKKQKNIFSVYFTAGYPKLEDTVKIIKELENNGVDLIEVGIPFSDPMADGPTIQESGTQALQNGMTLKLLFEQIKEVRKEANLPLIMMGYLNPIMQYGFEEFCKKCNEVGADGAIIPDLPFDDYIKEYKAIADKYDIKIIMLITPETSDDRIRLIDEHTDGFIYMVSSASTTGAQKSFDSNKQEYFQRINSMNLKNPRLIGFGISNRETFEAAQSNANGAIIGSKFISLLKESSDIKTAVSNLKKELEK from the coding sequence ATGAATCGAATAAAAAAATTGTTTGAAAAGAAACAAAAAAATATATTTTCCGTATATTTTACTGCAGGATATCCTAAATTAGAAGATACAGTAAAAATCATTAAAGAGCTTGAAAATAATGGGGTTGATTTGATTGAGGTAGGAATTCCTTTTTCAGATCCTATGGCGGATGGACCTACGATTCAGGAAAGCGGAACTCAAGCTTTGCAAAACGGGATGACTTTGAAATTACTTTTTGAACAGATTAAAGAAGTACGAAAAGAAGCTAATCTTCCATTGATCATGATGGGATATTTAAATCCTATTATGCAATATGGATTTGAAGAATTTTGCAAAAAATGCAATGAAGTAGGTGCAGATGGGGCTATTATTCCGGATTTACCTTTTGATGATTATATTAAAGAATATAAAGCAATCGCAGATAAATATGATATTAAGATTATTATGCTGATTACACCGGAAACATCTGATGATAGAATCCGTTTAATTGACGAGCATACCGATGGCTTTATTTATATGGTTTCTTCAGCTTCAACCACGGGAGCACAAAAAAGTTTTGATTCAAATAAACAGGAATACTTTCAGAGAATTAATTCAATGAATTTGAAGAATCCCAGATTAATAGGTTTTGGAATATCTAACAGAGAAACTTTTGAAGCAGCTCAGTCGAATGCAAATGGGGCTATTATCGGCAGTAAGTTTATATCCTTATTAAAAGAATCGTCAGATATAAAAACAGCAGTTTCTAATTTGAAAAAAGAACTTGAAAAATAA
- a CDS encoding anthranilate synthase component I family protein — protein sequence MEIQIQTKKLLADLQTPVGLYLKIRDVFPESALLESSDFHGGEDSSSFIALDPLAKIIVQDHQVTTEVNGAAQVQELEKPLPEVFDEFLKSFHIKGDNPTKINGFFGYTSYDSIRYFEAVDPVNTKLENAEVPELYYIFYRFILVINHLKNDLTIIENVPQGESSKMEQLEALLLNNNFASYNFKIKGPENSFITDEDYRESVRKGIEHCKRGDVFQIVPSRCYSQNFAGDDFKVYRALRSVNPSPYLFYFDFGSFRIFGSSPETHCKIAKGRAYIDPIAGTYKRTGDDEKDRVLSEKLLKDEKENAEHVMLVDLARNDLSRNCHDVKVDFYKSVQYFSHVIHLVSRVSGTVDPGKDSISVFADTFPAGTLSGAPKVRAMQLIRDIEKHMRGIYGGCIGYIGLDGDLNQAITIRSFLSKNNTLYYQAGAGIVSKSDPEAELQEVNNKLGALKKAVDLAETLKN from the coding sequence ATGGAAATACAAATACAAACGAAAAAATTACTGGCTGATTTACAAACTCCTGTAGGTCTTTATTTAAAGATTAGAGATGTCTTTCCAGAATCTGCACTATTGGAAAGTTCCGATTTTCATGGAGGAGAAGACAGTTCCTCATTTATCGCATTAGATCCCTTAGCTAAAATAATAGTACAGGATCATCAGGTAACTACCGAAGTAAATGGTGCAGCTCAGGTACAAGAGTTAGAAAAACCACTGCCTGAAGTTTTTGACGAGTTTTTAAAAAGTTTTCATATAAAAGGTGATAACCCTACCAAAATAAATGGCTTTTTCGGTTATACATCTTACGATAGTATTCGTTATTTTGAAGCGGTTGATCCGGTTAATACTAAATTAGAAAATGCCGAAGTTCCGGAGTTATATTATATCTTTTACAGATTTATATTAGTTATTAATCATTTAAAGAATGATTTGACTATTATTGAAAATGTACCACAGGGAGAATCCAGTAAAATGGAACAGCTGGAAGCGTTACTTTTAAATAACAATTTTGCATCTTATAACTTTAAGATCAAAGGACCTGAGAATAGTTTCATCACAGACGAAGATTATAGAGAATCTGTGAGAAAAGGGATAGAACACTGTAAAAGAGGAGATGTTTTTCAAATTGTACCTTCAAGATGTTATTCACAAAATTTTGCGGGTGATGACTTTAAAGTTTACCGGGCTTTACGATCCGTAAATCCATCTCCTTATTTATTTTATTTTGACTTTGGCTCTTTCCGTATTTTTGGTTCTTCACCGGAAACACATTGCAAAATAGCAAAAGGCAGGGCATACATAGATCCGATTGCTGGAACCTATAAAAGAACTGGCGACGATGAAAAAGACAGAGTTCTTTCGGAGAAATTGCTAAAAGACGAAAAAGAAAATGCAGAACATGTAATGTTAGTGGATTTAGCCCGAAATGATCTAAGCCGCAATTGCCATGATGTAAAAGTAGATTTTTATAAAAGCGTACAATATTTTTCTCATGTTATTCATTTAGTGTCAAGAGTAAGCGGAACAGTAGATCCAGGTAAAGACAGCATATCTGTTTTTGCGGATACCTTTCCGGCCGGAACTCTTTCCGGAGCTCCTAAAGTAAGAGCCATGCAATTGATACGAGATATAGAAAAGCACATGAGAGGAATATATGGTGGATGCATAGGTTATATTGGTTTGGATGGTGATTTGAACCAGGCCATAACCATACGATCATTCTTAAGTAAAAATAATACTTTGTACTATCAGGCAGGTGCAGGAATTGTTTCCAAATCAGATCCGGAAGCTGAGCTTCAGGAAGTGAATAATAAACTGGGAGCATTAAAAAAAGCCGTGGATTTAGCAGAAACGTTAAAAAATTAA
- a CDS encoding glycoside hydrolase family 30 protein — translation MRKTVKIIFSLMFVLPQLQAQIKEVKFNLKSSPARIYTTSQADKQKNKLTNGQPFIYKPQPLETEISIFVDPTHQFEEFIGFGGAITDASAEVYAKLPKDKQKEIIKAYYDSKDGLGYRVVRTNMNSCDFSSKSYTYIKDNDVDLKTFDISVDKQYKIPMIKEAQKAIGSDFTFYFSPWSPPAWMKTTNSMLAGGELKKEYYPVWAKYYTKFIDAYEKEGIPVWGLTIQNEPMAATPWEATIYTAEKERDFLKYHLGPELWNAGKKDKKIIIWDHNRDLAYQYISTIMNDSEAAKYVWGAGFHWYETWTKSLPLFDNQRLVKQAFPSLNLLFTEGCQEKFDMSRIEDISIGELYGHHILNDLNSGFVAWTDWNVLLDEKGGPNHLNNFCFAPIHADTKTGKIYYTYPYWYIGHFSKYINKGARRVIASSNRSQLETTSFLNPDGKLVVVVLNRTDSDYDYYLWIAGKASPAKSQAHSISTWVL, via the coding sequence ATGAGAAAAACAGTAAAGATTATTTTTTCGCTTATGTTTGTCCTACCACAGTTACAAGCACAAATAAAAGAAGTTAAATTTAACTTAAAAAGTTCGCCTGCACGTATATACACAACATCACAGGCAGATAAGCAAAAAAACAAACTTACAAATGGCCAGCCATTTATATATAAACCGCAGCCTCTGGAAACCGAAATCAGTATTTTTGTAGATCCTACCCACCAATTTGAAGAGTTTATTGGATTTGGAGGAGCTATAACAGATGCATCAGCCGAAGTTTATGCTAAACTTCCAAAAGATAAACAAAAGGAAATCATTAAAGCGTATTACGATTCCAAAGACGGTTTAGGATATCGGGTAGTTCGAACCAATATGAATAGTTGTGATTTTTCAAGTAAAAGCTACACGTATATAAAAGACAACGATGTAGATCTTAAAACCTTTGATATTTCTGTTGATAAACAATATAAAATTCCGATGATAAAAGAAGCTCAGAAAGCCATTGGAAGTGATTTTACCTTTTATTTTAGTCCTTGGTCTCCACCAGCATGGATGAAAACTACCAACTCGATGCTAGCAGGAGGTGAATTGAAAAAAGAATATTATCCGGTTTGGGCTAAATATTATACAAAATTTATAGACGCTTATGAAAAAGAAGGTATACCTGTTTGGGGACTTACTATTCAGAATGAACCAATGGCAGCGACTCCCTGGGAAGCAACTATATATACAGCAGAAAAAGAAAGAGATTTTTTAAAATACCATTTAGGTCCAGAATTGTGGAATGCAGGCAAAAAAGATAAAAAAATTATTATATGGGATCATAATCGAGATTTGGCATATCAATATATATCAACGATTATGAATGATTCAGAAGCTGCAAAATATGTTTGGGGTGCCGGTTTTCACTGGTATGAAACCTGGACAAAAAGTTTGCCCTTATTCGATAATCAACGGTTAGTAAAACAAGCGTTTCCTTCTCTTAATTTATTATTTACTGAAGGCTGTCAGGAAAAATTTGATATGTCAAGAATAGAAGATATTTCTATAGGCGAACTTTACGGACACCATATTTTAAATGATTTAAACAGTGGGTTTGTTGCATGGACGGACTGGAACGTACTTTTGGATGAAAAAGGAGGACCTAACCATTTAAATAATTTTTGTTTCGCACCCATTCATGCAGATACAAAAACAGGAAAAATTTACTATACCTATCCGTACTGGTATATTGGACATTTTTCTAAATACATAAATAAAGGAGCGAGAAGGGTAATAGCATCGTCTAACAGATCTCAGCTCGAAACAACCTCTTTTCTTAACCCGGATGGAAAATTAGTAGTTGTAGTTTTAAACAGAACTGATTCAGATTACGATTACTATTTATGGATAGCTGGAAAAGCTTCACCGGCAAAAAGCCAGGCACATTCAATATCAACATGGGTTTTATAA
- a CDS encoding cysteine hydrolase family protein, which produces MKALLIVDVQNDYFEGGTMTLEGALEASENVKKVLEKFRSDRLPVIHVQHIALRPDATFFLPYTKGAEFHTNVKPKDGEIVITKYYPNSFIKTDLQKYLQKLEVKELVICGMMTHMCIDATTRAAKDLGYDCTLIGDACATRELEISGNKVSAQQVHTAFLSALGYYYADVKAANEYIKS; this is translated from the coding sequence ATGAAAGCATTACTTATTGTAGACGTACAAAATGATTATTTTGAAGGAGGAACCATGACTTTGGAAGGCGCTTTGGAAGCCAGTGAAAATGTGAAAAAAGTACTTGAAAAATTCAGATCAGATCGATTACCGGTTATTCATGTACAGCATATAGCATTACGCCCGGATGCTACATTTTTTCTTCCATATACCAAAGGAGCAGAGTTTCATACTAATGTAAAACCTAAAGACGGTGAAATAGTGATAACCAAGTATTATCCTAACAGTTTTATCAAAACCGATCTTCAAAAGTATTTGCAGAAGCTGGAAGTAAAAGAGCTGGTTATTTGTGGTATGATGACTCATATGTGTATAGATGCCACAACCCGTGCAGCAAAAGACTTGGGATACGATTGTACTCTCATTGGAGATGCCTGCGCAACTCGCGAACTTGAAATATCAGGAAATAAAGTTTCAGCACAACAGGTACACACAGCATTTTTATCAGCATTAGGATACTATTATGCCGATGTGAAAGCTGCCAATGAATATATAAAGAGCTAA
- a CDS encoding phosphoribosylanthranilate isomerase — translation MKIKVCGMKNPQNIENISFLPIDFLGFIFYPKSPRYVENLNPEIMNLLSDDINKVGVFVNEQVGSLFHNIEKYSLDTVQLHGKESPEYCEDLLEVFPETAVIKAFSISDSSDIKHTEKYEEVCDFFLFDTKTSQHGGSGQKFDWSVLNSYKGEVPFFLSGGISIEDIENIKKIQHPQLYGLDLNSRFEIEPGLKNIELVNKFIQQIRL, via the coding sequence ATGAAAATAAAAGTTTGCGGGATGAAAAATCCTCAGAATATTGAAAATATTTCTTTTTTACCTATTGATTTTTTAGGGTTTATATTTTATCCGAAGTCTCCTCGATATGTAGAGAATTTAAATCCTGAAATAATGAATCTTTTATCAGATGATATAAATAAAGTGGGAGTTTTTGTAAATGAACAGGTAGGCTCACTTTTTCATAATATAGAAAAATATAGTCTTGATACGGTTCAGCTTCATGGAAAAGAAAGTCCGGAATATTGTGAAGATCTTCTGGAGGTTTTTCCGGAAACAGCAGTAATTAAGGCATTTAGCATTTCAGATAGTTCAGACATAAAGCACACGGAAAAATATGAAGAAGTGTGTGATTTCTTTTTATTTGATACTAAAACTTCTCAGCATGGAGGTTCCGGACAAAAATTCGATTGGTCTGTGCTGAATTCTTATAAAGGAGAAGTACCTTTTTTCCTGAGTGGTGGTATTTCAATTGAAGATATAGAGAATATAAAGAAAATTCAACACCCTCAATTGTATGGGTTAGATTTAAACAGCCGTTTTGAAATTGAACCAGGATTGAAAAATATTGAATTAGTAAATAAATTTATACAACAGATACGATTATGA
- the trpC gene encoding indole-3-glycerol phosphate synthase TrpC: MSTILDKIIANKKVEIENHKQQVPLQELEKKVQQVKPVQSFKESLRNSSTGIISEFKRRSPSKDWIFKNARIEEVIPFYSQNGASAISVLTDLEFFGGTLQDLELAGSLTQTPLLRKDFMVDEYQLYQAKLYGASAILLIAAALTVEKTKELAVTAKNLGLDVLLEIHNEDELKHISEWVDVVGVNNRNLKTFVTDVQVSFSLVNKIPDEFVKISESGLSSSKTVKELMQAGYQGFLMGENFMKTEDPGKALKEFITELG; encoded by the coding sequence ATGTCTACCATACTAGATAAGATAATAGCTAATAAAAAAGTAGAAATAGAAAATCATAAGCAGCAAGTTCCTTTGCAAGAGCTGGAAAAGAAGGTGCAACAAGTAAAACCAGTACAATCTTTTAAAGAATCACTGCGAAATTCGTCAACCGGAATTATTTCCGAATTTAAAAGGAGATCACCCTCAAAAGACTGGATTTTTAAAAATGCCCGAATAGAGGAAGTAATACCTTTTTATTCACAAAATGGAGCCAGCGCTATTTCTGTGCTTACAGATTTAGAGTTTTTTGGAGGGACATTACAGGATTTGGAATTAGCAGGAAGTCTTACTCAAACACCGTTGCTTCGAAAAGATTTTATGGTAGATGAGTATCAGCTATATCAGGCTAAACTTTATGGAGCCAGTGCTATTTTATTGATTGCGGCAGCTCTTACAGTTGAAAAGACTAAGGAATTGGCAGTAACTGCAAAAAATTTAGGATTGGATGTTTTACTTGAAATTCACAATGAAGACGAATTAAAACATATCAGCGAATGGGTGGATGTTGTAGGGGTAAATAACCGAAATTTGAAAACATTTGTTACAGATGTACAGGTTTCTTTTAGTCTGGTAAATAAAATACCCGACGAATTTGTTAAAATTTCCGAAAGTGGTCTGTCTTCTTCAAAAACTGTAAAAGAATTAATGCAGGCGGGTTATCAGGGATTTTTAATGGGAGAAAATTTTATGAAAACGGAAGATCCGGGGAAAGCTTTGAAAGAATTTATTACAGAATTGGGTTAA
- the trpD gene encoding anthranilate phosphoribosyltransferase translates to MKQILNRLFEHQYLNRDEAKEILTKMAAGEYNESQIAAFITVFLMRSISIDEFFGFSDALLNLCADVSALQKYNPIDIVGTGGDNKNTFNISTLSCFVVASAGYKVAKHGNYGATSVSGASNVMEKHGVKFTSEVSKLEKSLDQLNIAYLHAPLFNDAMKIVAPIRKALGVRTFFNMLGPIVNPIKPKRNMLGVFNLRMARLYYYIYQNTDCDYSIVHSLDGYDEISLTDNFKVITKLGETIYSPDEVGLSKCKQEDLDGGNTACEASQIFDNVLNNKATIAQKNAVLANSAFSIQTINPQLSIEECLFQAREALESGKTKETFVKFLELNS, encoded by the coding sequence ATGAAGCAGATATTAAACAGATTATTTGAACATCAATATTTAAATAGAGACGAAGCAAAAGAAATACTTACTAAAATGGCTGCCGGAGAGTATAACGAATCTCAGATAGCTGCTTTTATTACTGTATTTTTAATGAGAAGCATAAGTATTGATGAGTTTTTTGGATTTAGTGATGCCTTATTAAATTTATGTGCAGATGTAAGTGCTTTGCAAAAGTATAATCCGATAGACATAGTAGGTACCGGTGGAGATAATAAAAATACATTTAATATATCTACACTTTCCTGCTTTGTAGTGGCAAGTGCCGGATATAAAGTTGCCAAACATGGAAATTATGGAGCAACTTCAGTAAGTGGAGCTTCCAACGTTATGGAAAAACATGGAGTTAAATTTACTTCTGAGGTTAGTAAACTGGAAAAATCACTAGATCAACTTAATATAGCCTATCTTCACGCTCCATTGTTTAATGATGCCATGAAAATAGTTGCGCCTATAAGGAAGGCTCTTGGGGTGCGTACTTTTTTTAATATGTTAGGACCTATAGTAAACCCTATCAAACCTAAAAGAAATATGTTAGGGGTTTTCAATCTTCGAATGGCTCGTCTTTACTATTATATATACCAGAACACCGACTGCGATTATTCCATAGTACATAGTCTGGATGGTTATGATGAAATTTCTTTAACGGATAATTTTAAAGTTATAACCAAACTGGGAGAAACCATTTATTCACCGGATGAGGTAGGTCTGTCCAAATGTAAACAGGAAGACTTAGACGGAGGTAATACAGCTTGTGAAGCATCGCAAATTTTTGATAATGTTTTAAATAATAAAGCTACTATAGCTCAAAAAAATGCTGTATTAGCTAATTCAGCTTTTTCAATACAGACTATCAACCCTCAATTATCAATTGAAGAATGCCTTTTCCAGGCCAGAGAAGCCTTAGAAAGTGGTAAAACAAAAGAAACGTTTGTTAAGTTTTTAGAATTAAACTCATAA
- the trpB gene encoding tryptophan synthase subunit beta, translating into MQKYNVDQNGFYGEFGGAYIPEILYDNVENLKTNYLKVIEDPEFKKEYYGLLQDYVGRPSPLYLAQRLSNKYGCKIYLKREDLNHTGAHKINNTIGQILLARRMGKTRIIAETGAGQHGVATATVCALMNMECIVYMGATDVERQKLNVEKMQMLGAKVVAVTSGNMTLKDATNEAIRDWCSNPSNTYYIIGSTVGPHPYPDMVARLQSVISEEIRKQLKEKEGREVPDYLIACVGGGSNAAGTIYHFLDEEEVKIVLAEAAGKGINSGESAATIHLGKLGIIHGSKTLLMQSDDGQIEEPYSISAGLDYPGIGPMHAHLAQTNRSEVLAVSDDEALAAAFELTELEGIIPAIESAHALGVLAKKEFLPEDVVVLCLSGRGDKDMETYIKHANEL; encoded by the coding sequence ATGCAAAAGTATAATGTTGATCAAAACGGTTTTTATGGTGAATTCGGAGGAGCATATATTCCTGAAATTTTGTACGATAATGTAGAAAACCTGAAAACAAATTATTTAAAAGTTATTGAAGATCCTGAATTCAAAAAAGAATATTACGGTTTATTACAAGATTATGTAGGACGTCCTTCACCTTTATATCTGGCCCAACGGCTTTCTAATAAATATGGTTGTAAGATTTATTTAAAAAGAGAAGATCTCAATCATACCGGAGCTCATAAGATAAACAATACCATTGGTCAGATTTTATTAGCCAGAAGAATGGGGAAAACAAGAATTATAGCCGAAACAGGCGCAGGACAACACGGGGTGGCTACTGCAACGGTTTGTGCACTTATGAATATGGAATGTATTGTTTACATGGGAGCAACTGATGTAGAAAGACAGAAACTTAACGTTGAAAAGATGCAGATGCTGGGTGCTAAAGTTGTGGCAGTAACCAGTGGGAATATGACGTTGAAAGATGCTACCAATGAGGCCATTCGTGATTGGTGTTCAAACCCTTCTAATACTTATTACATAATAGGCTCTACTGTTGGTCCTCATCCTTATCCGGACATGGTTGCGAGATTACAATCCGTAATAAGCGAAGAAATAAGAAAACAATTAAAAGAAAAAGAAGGCCGAGAAGTTCCTGATTATCTCATTGCCTGCGTGGGCGGAGGTAGTAATGCAGCAGGTACCATCTATCATTTTCTGGATGAAGAAGAGGTGAAAATTGTTTTGGCCGAAGCAGCAGGTAAAGGTATTAATTCGGGAGAATCTGCCGCAACTATCCATTTAGGTAAGCTGGGTATTATTCATGGAAGTAAGACCTTATTAATGCAATCAGATGATGGGCAGATTGAAGAGCCTTATTCTATTTCTGCGGGATTGGATTATCCGGGAATAGGTCCTATGCATGCACATTTAGCCCAAACAAACAGATCAGAAGTTCTGGCTGTTTCAGATGATGAAGCACTTGCAGCAGCCTTTGAACTTACCGAGCTAGAAGGAATTATCCCGGCAATTGAATCAGCGCATGCACTGGGGGTTCTGGCTAAAAAAGAATTTTTACCGGAAGATGTAGTTGTTTTATGTTTGTCAGGCAGAGGAGATAAAGATATGGAAACCTATATAAAACATGCAAATGAGCTGTAG